From Paenibacillus graminis, a single genomic window includes:
- the wecB gene encoding non-hydrolyzing UDP-N-acetylglucosamine 2-epimerase, giving the protein MKIMTILGTRPEIIRLSVIIPLLDEHAEQHVLVHTGQNFTASLSGIFFAELGLRAPDYVLQDKQAGLGGQLAAMFGSLESILLKERPDRILLLGDTNSALCAILAERMGIPVVHMEAGNRCYDLKVPEEKNRRVIDAVSTINMPYTQQSKRHLLSEGFPSQRIVLTGNPIHEVIKHYNRQIGASDILDRLNLLAGQYFLVTAHRAENVDDPGSLLQIMSGLNLVAEHFGLRLICSIHPRTRSKLAEQFKLEMNPLVEFHEPFGFFDFVHLEQYALCAITDSGTVQEECCLMGVPTVTIRRTTERPETVDCGSNVVSGVEQESILRCTRLMTSMSPEWEAPEGYMTPDVSVKVVKFLLGGNLHVQ; this is encoded by the coding sequence ATGAAGATCATGACGATTTTGGGCACACGGCCCGAGATCATCCGCCTAAGTGTCATTATTCCGCTGCTCGATGAGCATGCGGAGCAGCATGTGCTGGTGCATACGGGACAGAACTTCACCGCCAGCCTCAGCGGGATTTTCTTTGCCGAGCTGGGGTTGAGGGCACCGGATTATGTGCTTCAGGATAAGCAGGCCGGGCTTGGCGGGCAGCTTGCCGCCATGTTCGGGAGTCTGGAGAGCATTCTGCTCAAAGAGCGGCCGGACCGGATTCTGCTTCTGGGAGATACGAACAGCGCGCTGTGCGCAATCCTTGCCGAGCGGATGGGCATACCTGTGGTGCATATGGAAGCGGGAAACCGCTGCTACGATTTGAAAGTGCCGGAGGAGAAAAACCGCCGTGTCATAGACGCTGTTTCCACCATAAATATGCCCTATACCCAGCAGAGCAAGCGGCATCTGCTCAGCGAAGGATTCCCTAGCCAGCGCATTGTTTTAACCGGAAATCCGATTCATGAAGTAATCAAGCATTATAACCGGCAGATCGGAGCCAGCGATATTCTGGACCGGCTGAACCTTCTGGCAGGACAGTACTTTCTGGTTACAGCCCACCGGGCCGAAAATGTGGATGATCCCGGTTCGCTGCTGCAGATTATGTCCGGACTGAACCTGGTGGCAGAGCATTTTGGCCTCCGCCTGATCTGCAGCATCCATCCCCGTACGCGTTCCAAGCTGGCGGAGCAATTCAAGCTTGAGATGAACCCGCTGGTGGAGTTTCATGAGCCTTTTGGATTTTTTGATTTTGTCCATTTGGAGCAGTATGCCCTGTGCGCGATCACTGACAGCGGAACCGTTCAGGAGGAATGCTGCCTGATGGGGGTGCCGACAGTAACCATCCGCCGGACCACAGAACGTCCGGAAACGGTGGACTGTGGAAGCAACGTAGTTTCAGGGGTGGAGCAGGAGAGCATATTGCGCTGTACCCGTCTGATGACGTCAATGAGTCCCGAATGGGAGGCGCCGGAAGGCTATATGACTCCGGATGTCTCTGTTAAGGTAGTCAAATTTTTGCTTGGAGGGAACCTGCATGTTCAATAA
- a CDS encoding glycosyltransferase family 2 protein, translating into MNYGTRVSVIIPFYNCSYVHLAIESVLAQSYPDIEIIVVDDGSTLHTEKLAPYGGRIKVLRKTNGGTASALNLGISSASGAYFAWLSADDCFHPDKIGRQIAVMHATQTSFNHTAYYYINELGERFSGKISMPFHGKAELIETLMTGCPVNGSTVMLDMNVFKKVGLFNEKLLYTQDYDLWLRILAYYDWSYIEEPLLDYRVHQEMGSIIHSEAQKREIKQVQELHHKSLVRLLRKERGR; encoded by the coding sequence ATGAACTATGGAACCAGGGTTTCGGTGATTATCCCTTTTTACAATTGTTCATACGTGCATCTTGCCATCGAAAGCGTGCTTGCGCAGAGCTACCCGGATATAGAGATTATTGTTGTGGACGACGGGTCGACCCTTCACACGGAGAAGCTCGCGCCTTACGGCGGGCGTATCAAAGTGCTCCGCAAAACAAACGGCGGCACTGCTTCAGCCCTTAACCTGGGAATTTCTTCGGCCAGCGGGGCCTATTTCGCCTGGTTAAGCGCCGATGACTGTTTCCATCCCGATAAAATCGGCCGGCAAATCGCAGTTATGCATGCTACACAGACCTCCTTTAATCATACGGCTTATTACTATATCAATGAGCTGGGAGAGCGTTTCTCCGGAAAAATCAGCATGCCGTTTCACGGCAAAGCTGAGCTGATCGAGACCCTGATGACGGGCTGTCCGGTAAATGGGAGCACGGTCATGCTGGATATGAACGTTTTCAAGAAGGTCGGACTATTTAATGAGAAATTGCTGTATACCCAGGACTATGATCTATGGCTGCGTATTTTGGCTTATTATGACTGGTCCTATATTGAAGAGCCGCTGCTGGATTACCGGGTGCATCAGGAAATGGGCTCTATTATCCATAGTGAGGCGCAGAAGCGGGAGATTAAGCAAGTACAGGAACTGCATCACAAGTCGCTTGTACGGCTGCTCCGAAAGGAGAGAGGAAGATGA
- a CDS encoding dTDP-4-dehydrorhamnose reductase family protein — MKLLILGGNGMAGHMLADYFRRQGKHHVFHTTRDKSDLGGLYIDADDIAGVEKLVEIVSPHCIINALGVLNQFAERDRIGAYHVNGFLPHRLRRAADGVHARLIHISTDCVFEGTRGGYTEDDTPDGTSVYAITKSLGEVREPGHLTIRTSIIGPEIRSSGIGLMEWFLAQRGPVSGYRRVMWNGVTTLELAKAVDALLEPEISGLIHLAHPQPVSKYELLRHMQEAFNKEDVEIIPESAHIQDRTLVSTRADVQVQLPPYPVMLAELAAWMKQPAMST; from the coding sequence GTGAAGCTGCTTATCCTCGGTGGAAACGGTATGGCGGGTCATATGCTGGCGGATTATTTCCGCCGTCAAGGCAAGCATCACGTCTTCCATACAACCCGGGATAAGAGTGATCTTGGCGGGCTGTATATAGATGCTGATGATATTGCCGGAGTTGAAAAGCTGGTCGAAATTGTCTCTCCCCATTGCATCATCAATGCGCTGGGCGTGCTGAATCAATTTGCCGAACGGGACCGGATCGGTGCCTACCATGTGAACGGGTTCCTGCCTCACCGTCTCCGCCGCGCGGCGGACGGTGTTCATGCCCGGCTCATCCATATCAGTACCGACTGCGTGTTCGAAGGAACACGCGGCGGTTATACAGAAGACGATACGCCTGACGGCACATCCGTGTATGCAATCACCAAAAGTCTTGGAGAAGTGCGGGAGCCCGGGCACCTGACGATCCGAACCTCAATCATTGGCCCGGAAATCCGCTCTTCGGGCATCGGGCTGATGGAATGGTTCCTGGCCCAGCGGGGGCCGGTGTCCGGATACCGGCGGGTGATGTGGAACGGGGTCACTACACTGGAGCTGGCCAAAGCTGTAGATGCCCTGCTGGAACCGGAGATCTCCGGGCTGATTCATCTGGCCCATCCGCAGCCGGTCAGCAAATATGAGCTGCTCCGGCACATGCAGGAAGCCTTCAACAAAGAGGATGTTGAAATTATTCCCGAGTCTGCGCATATTCAGGACCGCACATTGGTCAGCACGAGAGCGGATGTGCAGGTGCAGCTGCCGCCGTACCCAGTGATGCTGGCAGAACTGGCGGCCTGGATGAAACAGCCGGCGATGTCGACATGA
- a CDS encoding class I SAM-dependent methyltransferase yields MYREIKVKDFLPVLLEQLKFAETILDVGSGTGTLLERYEASVVIGLDIHRPYLLHRKYTAPHIIPVHADAGHIDKLFLPGTFSAVTLIDSLEHFTMSEGKELLRKAEVIAAGRVVVFTPRGFFPQEGTDHYHLHGEYYQKHRSGWEPEDFLGLGYAVTVLKGYHHAENPSFREAFGPNHAPLDALLACKTLY; encoded by the coding sequence ATGTACCGGGAAATTAAAGTAAAGGACTTCCTTCCGGTTCTGCTCGAGCAGCTGAAATTCGCAGAAACGATACTCGATGTGGGCAGCGGAACCGGTACGTTGCTTGAACGCTATGAGGCATCGGTTGTAATTGGCCTGGATATTCACAGGCCCTATCTGCTGCACCGCAAGTATACAGCGCCCCATATCATTCCGGTGCATGCCGATGCGGGTCATATCGATAAGCTGTTTCTGCCGGGCACCTTCTCGGCAGTGACGCTGATTGACTCTTTGGAGCATTTCACCATGAGCGAGGGCAAGGAGCTTTTGCGGAAAGCGGAGGTTATCGCGGCGGGCCGCGTGGTTGTTTTTACTCCACGCGGTTTTTTTCCCCAAGAAGGAACGGATCATTACCATCTGCATGGAGAGTACTATCAAAAACACCGGAGCGGCTGGGAACCGGAAGATTTTTTGGGGCTGGGATATGCTGTAACTGTGTTAAAAGGCTATCATCACGCGGAGAATCCTTCCTTTCGGGAAGCGTTCGGACCGAACCATGCGCCACTGGACGCCTTGCTGGCCTGCAAAACCTTATACTAA
- a CDS encoding glycosyltransferase: MADKATIVLFSHVSNTRSITGAEKLLLFFSRELSPYFNCILVAPQEGKLTRQARKNGLNVQLLTIPLVYGMYTPYAGLEPDIRKFQEKREYCELVEWLGALRPAFIISSTCVHALPAMAAKSLGIPVVWKISETITDNDFTSISTELIHKNSDEILAISHTAASCFPEDIREEKVTQLPPSWNDSEMMFEAWSKLRSERRRELRVAPKEPLIGYISSFINKEKGLEHFVKMAVLVSKHHPEAKFMVVGTPGDKSYYERCVRKVKLEGLTSHFKFLGYEESLPEVYCAMDMLVVPSLIREGFGMTALEGLAFGKPVVAYASGGLYEILHAAGCGELLAPVGDIDQLAQRVNSMLAVPGLAAVVGSLARERVDAVYGPAAYRVRLQGLAERWNLRYCPALPEPAGAPELPAAAEASDSSEPVPPPQPEPARQSPASRAARLRRGRLRRGKLRRATSRARSRPRPGRKRRAARSARRRSSGGKHRRTGHARRQAKRRRKAA, from the coding sequence ATGGCCGACAAAGCGACAATCGTGCTCTTTTCCCATGTATCCAATACACGCAGCATTACAGGAGCGGAGAAGCTGCTGCTGTTCTTCAGCCGGGAGCTGTCCCCCTACTTCAACTGCATTCTCGTGGCACCCCAGGAAGGCAAGCTGACCCGGCAGGCGCGTAAAAATGGATTGAATGTACAGCTGCTGACCATTCCTCTGGTCTACGGGATGTACACACCCTATGCCGGGCTGGAGCCGGATATCCGCAAATTCCAGGAGAAACGTGAGTATTGCGAGCTGGTAGAGTGGCTCGGCGCACTGCGCCCGGCGTTTATTATCTCCAGCACCTGTGTTCATGCTTTGCCGGCGATGGCGGCGAAATCACTGGGCATCCCCGTGGTGTGGAAGATCTCGGAGACCATCACAGACAACGATTTCACATCAATCAGCACGGAATTGATCCACAAGAACAGCGATGAGATTCTGGCCATTTCCCATACGGCAGCGTCTTGCTTTCCCGAGGATATCCGCGAGGAGAAGGTAACGCAGCTTCCCCCGTCGTGGAATGATTCGGAGATGATGTTCGAAGCCTGGAGCAAGCTGCGGAGCGAACGCCGCCGTGAATTACGGGTTGCCCCCAAAGAGCCGCTTATCGGTTATATTTCTTCATTTATTAATAAAGAAAAGGGTCTGGAGCATTTCGTAAAAATGGCTGTTCTTGTATCGAAGCATCATCCTGAGGCAAAATTCATGGTCGTCGGGACACCGGGGGATAAAAGCTACTATGAGCGCTGCGTCCGCAAGGTAAAGCTGGAAGGCCTGACCTCACATTTCAAATTCTTAGGCTATGAAGAAAGTCTTCCGGAAGTCTATTGCGCCATGGATATGCTGGTGGTTCCCAGCCTGATCCGCGAGGGTTTCGGCATGACTGCGCTGGAAGGCCTGGCCTTTGGCAAGCCGGTAGTGGCTTATGCATCCGGCGGCTTATACGAAATTCTCCATGCTGCCGGATGCGGCGAACTGCTCGCCCCTGTGGGAGACATCGACCAGCTCGCACAGCGGGTGAACAGCATGCTGGCGGTGCCGGGGCTGGCAGCCGTCGTCGGCAGCCTGGCGCGGGAGCGCGTCGACGCCGTCTATGGACCGGCGGCCTACCGCGTACGGCTGCAAGGCCTTGCGGAGAGATGGAATCTCCGCTATTGCCCCGCGCTGCCGGAGCCTGCCGGCGCACCGGAGCTCCCCGCTGCTGCCGAAGCTTCGGACAGCAGCGAGCCTGTCCCGCCGCCGCAGCCGGAGCCGGCGCGGCAAAGCCCGGCAAGCCGCGCAGCACGGCTGCGGCGCGGCAGGCTCCGGCGCGGCAAGCTCCGCCGCGCCACATCCCGGGCGCGCAGCCGTCCGCGCCCCGGCCGTAAGCGGCGCGCCGCACGGAGCGCGCGCCGGAGGAGCAGCGGCGGCAAGCACCGCCGCACGGGCCATGCCCGCCGCCAGGCGAAGCGGCGGCGCAAAGCGGCCTAG
- a CDS encoding NAD-dependent epimerase/dehydratase family protein: MRARRILITGASGFTGRHAVAYFHAAGAEVTAVIRSAAAASGIFPAGVKRQICDLSDRRAVNSMIEEVEPEEVLHLAGKNSVPESWQDPLLYMETNVMSTLYLLEGLRTRPARRILVAGSRLKFKPGLAGGPPHPYSLSKTLEELVSLAWCTLFKQPVLLAEPCNLIGPGPSTGFCSLLAQHIVRSEAAAGTSETLPPFRLSSRFALRDFLDVRDAVRAYDYILRSGEPGKIYRIDSGTQRGLGAVAGQLLAHAAAPVAMDWGPVDAGDEQEPAPSAAAVPAVLSSALVNQEELSASPEDNAARLGWSPLIELSRSLADIVDYYRASREGGAS, encoded by the coding sequence ATGAGGGCGCGGAGAATTCTGATTACCGGAGCTTCCGGCTTTACCGGAAGGCATGCCGTAGCTTACTTTCATGCAGCAGGAGCGGAAGTGACCGCTGTGATTCGGAGTGCTGCAGCAGCTTCCGGCATTTTTCCCGCAGGTGTGAAGCGGCAGATCTGTGATTTGAGCGACCGCCGGGCGGTAAATTCGATGATTGAGGAGGTAGAGCCGGAAGAAGTACTGCACCTCGCCGGCAAAAACTCAGTCCCGGAATCCTGGCAGGACCCGCTGCTCTATATGGAAACGAACGTCATGTCTACGCTCTATTTGCTTGAGGGATTGCGCACCCGGCCGGCCCGCCGCATTCTGGTGGCCGGCTCCCGGCTTAAGTTCAAGCCGGGCTTAGCGGGGGGACCGCCTCATCCATACAGTCTGAGCAAAACCCTGGAGGAGCTGGTATCTCTGGCCTGGTGCACACTGTTCAAACAGCCGGTGCTGCTTGCGGAACCCTGCAATCTGATCGGGCCCGGCCCTTCTACAGGATTCTGCTCTTTGCTGGCGCAGCATATTGTACGCAGTGAGGCCGCTGCAGGCACTTCTGAAACGCTTCCGCCGTTTAGGCTTTCCTCACGGTTTGCCCTCAGGGACTTTCTTGATGTGAGGGATGCGGTCAGAGCCTATGACTATATTCTGCGCAGTGGCGAGCCGGGGAAGATCTACCGCATTGATTCCGGCACCCAGCGGGGACTTGGCGCGGTTGCCGGGCAATTGCTGGCACATGCGGCTGCTCCGGTGGCGATGGATTGGGGTCCGGTTGACGCGGGTGACGAACAGGAGCCTGCTCCATCCGCAGCTGCCGTTCCGGCTGTGTTGTCCAGCGCATTAGTTAATCAAGAAGAATTATCCGCATCCCCCGAGGACAATGCCGCCAGGCTCGGCTGGAGCCCGCTGATTGAGCTGTCCCGTTCACTTGCGGATATTGTGGACTATTACCGGGCGAGCAGAGAAGGAGGTGCTTCATGA
- a CDS encoding CgeB family protein, with product MNNNFIMPAPPLPRTPAEEEKLRGRLSGFKIGYDEGYLRGRLTILDGRPEEPLPVRNIHVMYVASGKGYPYSPLDDAVLYALQKLTTQVTITDVRQNLVELADAQRPDLVLVLDGMDLPLDQVAVLRGKGIKTAIWLTDDPYYTDFTVKIVAHYDYVFTLEKNCVEFYRGLGCPEVHYLPFAAHREHYRPTTGRSPVSRDISFIGSAYWNRVHFFREIMPELMSYNTVINGIWWDRLPEAPLYGERIEIGKWMTPQETAVTYSGSKIVINLHRSHIDEAANNNTLLIPAVSPNPRTFEIAASGTLQLCDARDDMGSFYTIGEEIDTFASPREMMDKIRYYLTHEEERRAMALRAFERTLKDHTYTRRLHKLLTLIYG from the coding sequence ATGAATAATAATTTTATCATGCCTGCACCGCCGCTGCCGCGAACACCGGCGGAAGAAGAGAAGCTCCGGGGCCGCCTGTCCGGCTTCAAGATAGGATACGATGAAGGCTACCTGCGGGGAAGACTCACCATCCTGGATGGCCGCCCGGAGGAGCCGCTTCCGGTTCGCAATATTCATGTGATGTACGTGGCATCAGGTAAAGGTTATCCGTACTCGCCGCTCGATGATGCGGTCCTCTATGCGCTGCAAAAATTGACCACTCAGGTCACGATTACCGATGTGCGGCAGAATCTGGTGGAGCTTGCGGATGCGCAGCGCCCTGATCTTGTGCTGGTTTTGGATGGAATGGATCTGCCGCTTGACCAAGTGGCCGTCCTGCGCGGCAAAGGCATCAAGACAGCCATTTGGCTTACAGATGATCCTTACTATACGGACTTCACAGTAAAAATTGTAGCCCACTACGATTATGTGTTCACGCTGGAAAAGAATTGTGTGGAATTCTACCGCGGCTTGGGATGCCCGGAGGTGCATTATCTGCCCTTTGCTGCCCACAGGGAGCATTACCGCCCGACAACCGGACGTTCACCGGTCAGCCGGGATATCAGCTTTATTGGTTCGGCGTATTGGAACAGAGTTCACTTCTTCCGTGAAATTATGCCGGAGCTGATGAGCTATAACACAGTCATCAACGGCATTTGGTGGGATCGGCTGCCGGAGGCGCCGCTCTATGGGGAGCGCATAGAGATCGGCAAATGGATGACGCCGCAGGAGACAGCAGTCACCTATAGCGGCTCCAAAATCGTCATTAATCTCCACCGCTCCCACATCGACGAGGCAGCGAATAACAACACTTTATTGATTCCTGCCGTTTCACCGAATCCGCGCACCTTTGAAATTGCGGCCAGCGGAACCCTGCAGCTGTGTGACGCAAGAGATGACATGGGCTCCTTTTATACCATAGGTGAAGAGATCGATACGTTCGCCAGCCCGCGCGAAATGATGGATAAAATCCGCTATTACCTGACACATGAAGAGGAACGCCGCGCGATGGCTCTGCGCGCTTTTGAGCGTACGCTTAAGGACCACACGTATACCAGACGCCTGCATAAGCTGTTGACTTTAATTTATGGCTAG
- a CDS encoding glycosyltransferase family 4 protein encodes MRITFPILTLTRGGAQRMLAELANRLADAGHEVTVLMPSHGIVEYPMQCPVIFAGDTRISEDDFPAGDVIVSNYFTTVPVSQRASEQGKGIHIRLALCYEPTFLPDNNLSFASYHLAPNLLVLSRWQQGIVRINHGIKGRIVPVGLSSDFYNMHIREANRKLIVSAIVRKPEGGFSGHREQEYLLQQLDRIKEQQPEVEICLITPPREYEESSWLQSLFEDGHYRLRTPLSDEELCYHYNESDIFVSSSTYDSGSLPGLEAMRCGAALVTVYSGGNLEYCVNGVNCLMSYRYENRLAEDVLTLIRNKEQRERLAINGAASSLRFTWEKSFNIFQEEMYDIVSKQG; translated from the coding sequence ATGAGAATAACCTTCCCCATTTTGACGCTGACCAGAGGGGGGGCGCAGAGGATGCTGGCCGAGCTGGCCAACCGCCTTGCGGATGCAGGGCATGAAGTGACCGTTCTGATGCCCTCCCATGGCATTGTGGAATACCCGATGCAATGTCCGGTTATTTTTGCCGGCGATACCCGGATTTCGGAGGATGATTTCCCGGCGGGCGATGTCATTGTCTCCAACTACTTCACGACTGTCCCTGTATCGCAGCGGGCCAGCGAACAAGGCAAGGGGATACACATCAGGCTCGCACTCTGCTATGAGCCCACGTTCCTGCCAGATAACAATCTGTCGTTTGCTTCCTATCATCTTGCACCGAATTTGCTGGTGCTTTCCCGCTGGCAGCAGGGGATCGTCCGCATTAATCATGGAATCAAAGGCAGAATTGTGCCGGTTGGCCTCAGCTCTGACTTTTATAATATGCATATCCGCGAAGCAAACAGAAAGCTTATAGTGTCTGCCATTGTCCGCAAGCCGGAGGGCGGTTTTTCGGGGCATCGGGAACAGGAGTATCTGCTGCAGCAGCTGGATAGGATTAAAGAGCAGCAACCGGAGGTCGAAATCTGTCTAATCACTCCACCGCGTGAATATGAGGAGTCGTCATGGCTGCAGTCCCTTTTTGAAGACGGGCATTACCGCCTGCGGACCCCTTTGAGTGATGAAGAGCTTTGTTACCACTATAATGAAAGTGATATTTTTGTCAGCTCCAGCACCTATGACAGTGGTTCACTCCCTGGTCTTGAGGCGATGCGCTGCGGGGCGGCACTCGTTACGGTCTATTCCGGGGGCAACCTCGAATATTGTGTCAATGGCGTCAATTGCCTGATGTCGTACCGGTATGAAAACCGGCTGGCCGAAGATGTGCTAACGCTCATCCGGAATAAGGAGCAGCGTGAACGTCTGGCTATTAATGGGGCAGCCAGCTCACTGCGTTTTACCTGGGAGAAGAGTTTTAATATTTTTCAGGAAGAGATGTATGATATTGTATCCAAGCAGGGTTGA
- a CDS encoding glycosyltransferase encodes MKPRVSVVIPFYNCPYIEQALQSALNQSWQPHEIIVVDDGSTMHTDRITPYLPNIHYLGKANGGTASALNHGIRHASGDYIVWLSSDDMFYRDKINNQVLFMDQNRLLITYTNFNYINESTQLIELNAAAVFPSHLDYLRCFLQGNPINGCTVMFKRELFGAIGLFDESLPYTHDYDLWFRAILNGYPPVMLNQSLTAYRRHDGMGTLKHYDAIMAEAAATNARYNPMLRSLIASMGG; translated from the coding sequence ATGAAACCGAGGGTATCCGTGGTGATTCCTTTTTACAATTGCCCTTATATCGAGCAGGCACTGCAAAGTGCCTTGAACCAATCCTGGCAGCCTCATGAGATCATCGTTGTCGACGACGGCTCCACCATGCACACAGACCGGATTACACCATATCTTCCCAATATCCACTACCTGGGCAAGGCGAATGGAGGGACTGCCTCCGCACTGAATCACGGGATCCGTCATGCATCAGGAGACTATATTGTCTGGCTCAGCTCGGATGATATGTTTTACCGTGACAAGATTAACAATCAAGTGCTGTTCATGGATCAGAACCGCCTGCTGATCACTTACACCAACTTCAATTATATTAATGAAAGCACACAGCTGATTGAGCTCAATGCGGCAGCGGTATTTCCAAGTCATCTTGACTATTTGCGCTGTTTCCTGCAGGGCAATCCGATTAATGGCTGTACCGTAATGTTCAAGCGGGAGCTGTTCGGCGCTATTGGGCTGTTCGATGAGTCGTTGCCCTATACCCATGATTATGACCTGTGGTTCCGGGCGATTCTGAACGGATATCCGCCTGTGATGCTGAATCAGTCCCTGACTGCCTACCGGCGGCATGACGGAATGGGGACACTCAAGCATTATGATGCCATTATGGCTGAGGCTGCAGCGACCAATGCCCGTTACAACCCCATGCTCCGCAGTTTAATTGCCTCCATGGGCGGCTGA
- a CDS encoding polysaccharide biosynthesis protein codes for MFNNKRILVTGGTGSWGHELIRQLLPQNPKEIVIFSRSESAQVAMSREYEDSRLSFIIGDIRDKDALVAACRGIDYVFHLAALKHVPVCEDQPYEALKTNVVGTQNVIEAAIASNVEKAIYISTDKAANPSNFYGMTKAIGEKLFVYANLLGSQTRFVTVRGGNVLGTNGSVVHLFMKQIKDKGQVRITDMKMTRFFFTLRDAITLLFKASEVSLGGEIFVMTMPTCRIVDLAEVLIEASGRRDVSMIEAGIRPGEKIHEILMSDFESQTTVVYDEQYLVILPTLDMPELKAHYSRYPHVSFNSFSSENNLMDQEEIKDILIRGGFLE; via the coding sequence ATGTTCAATAATAAAAGGATTTTGGTTACAGGCGGAACCGGTTCCTGGGGGCATGAACTCATCCGGCAGCTTTTGCCGCAGAACCCGAAAGAGATTGTCATATTCTCACGCAGCGAGTCTGCTCAAGTGGCCATGAGCCGCGAATATGAGGATTCCCGCCTCAGCTTCATCATCGGCGATATCCGTGACAAGGACGCTTTGGTGGCGGCTTGCCGGGGCATCGATTATGTCTTTCATCTGGCGGCCCTCAAGCATGTTCCCGTCTGCGAAGACCAGCCGTATGAAGCGCTCAAGACCAACGTGGTCGGAACCCAGAACGTCATTGAGGCAGCCATTGCCAGCAATGTGGAAAAAGCGATTTACATCTCTACCGACAAAGCTGCCAATCCCTCTAATTTCTATGGAATGACCAAAGCGATCGGAGAAAAGCTGTTCGTCTACGCCAACCTGCTGGGCTCGCAAACCCGGTTCGTGACAGTGCGCGGCGGCAATGTGCTGGGAACTAACGGCAGTGTGGTTCATCTGTTCATGAAGCAGATTAAGGACAAGGGACAGGTGCGGATTACGGATATGAAAATGACCCGCTTCTTCTTCACCCTGCGCGATGCCATCACCCTGCTGTTCAAAGCCTCCGAAGTCAGTCTCGGTGGTGAAATCTTTGTAATGACCATGCCAACCTGCCGGATCGTGGATCTCGCTGAAGTACTGATTGAAGCTTCCGGCAGACGGGATGTGAGCATGATTGAAGCGGGTATCCGCCCTGGCGAAAAAATTCATGAGATTCTGATGAGTGATTTCGAAAGCCAGACGACGGTTGTCTACGATGAGCAGTATCTGGTCATTCTGCCCACATTGGATATGCCTGAACTCAAAGCCCATTACAGCAGATATCCGCATGTTTCCTTCAACAGCTTCAGCTCCGAGAACAACCTGATGGACCAGGAGGAGATCAAGGACATCCTGATCCGGGGAGGGTTCCTAGAGTGA
- a CDS encoding CgeB family protein, with protein MKAVKSEKRKVHPRDYRDGYQEGYRLGLCEAVKRLNLPEVGACRPLKLMYVPQGFQAIDTGITEALGQLVSELVISSPETMLEVAARESPGAVLVMNGLHVFPENHLDQITEIRKLGIPTAIWFVDDPYFTEDTSVICRHYDHVFTHELACVEFYHDLGVSSVHYLPLCVNPQMFYPRRTGPQYQYDVVFIGNAFRNRTVLFDGLAPFLQGKKVLIAGGFWERLSAYEELSPFIKDGFIPPEETANYYSGAKLVINIHRPWEGGQDNRNSFQLPSRSINPRTYEISACGTMQLTDVREDLGNYYRPGRDLDTFENPDELKYKIDYYLKHEKERQQIALQGLRTTLRHHTFTSRLPHLLNVLTAQV; from the coding sequence GTGAAAGCCGTGAAATCAGAAAAGAGAAAAGTGCATCCACGGGATTACCGCGACGGTTATCAGGAAGGCTACCGCCTCGGCCTGTGTGAAGCCGTGAAACGCCTGAATCTTCCGGAGGTGGGGGCATGCCGGCCGCTCAAGCTGATGTATGTGCCGCAGGGATTTCAAGCGATTGATACGGGAATAACGGAAGCGCTGGGGCAGCTTGTCAGCGAACTGGTCATCAGCTCACCGGAGACCATGCTGGAGGTAGCCGCCCGCGAGTCGCCGGGAGCTGTGCTGGTCATGAATGGACTGCATGTGTTCCCCGAGAATCATCTGGATCAGATCACGGAAATTCGGAAACTGGGAATCCCTACAGCTATCTGGTTCGTGGATGATCCTTATTTTACGGAGGATACATCGGTGATTTGCCGGCATTATGATCATGTCTTTACACATGAATTGGCTTGTGTGGAGTTCTACCATGACCTCGGAGTGAGTTCTGTACATTACCTTCCGCTCTGTGTGAATCCGCAGATGTTCTACCCGCGCCGCACCGGTCCGCAGTATCAATATGATGTTGTTTTTATCGGCAATGCCTTCCGCAACCGGACAGTGCTGTTTGACGGGCTGGCTCCGTTTCTCCAAGGCAAGAAGGTGCTGATCGCCGGAGGGTTCTGGGAACGGCTGTCCGCCTATGAGGAGCTGTCACCTTTTATCAAAGACGGCTTCATTCCTCCCGAGGAGACCGCAAATTATTACAGCGGTGCCAAGCTGGTCATTAATATTCACCGTCCGTGGGAGGGCGGGCAGGACAACCGGAACTCTTTCCAGCTTCCCTCCCGTTCCATTAATCCGCGAACCTATGAAATCAGTGCCTGCGGGACCATGCAGCTGACCGATGTCCGCGAGGATCTGGGCAATTATTACCGTCCGGGCAGGGATTTGGATACCTTTGAAAACCCCGACGAGCTGAAGTACAAAATCGACTACTATCTGAAGCATGAGAAGGAACGCCAGCAGATCGCACTTCAGGGACTGCGGACGACCCTGCGCCATCATACCTTTACTTCCCGGCTGCCTCACTTGCTGAATGTTCTGACAGCACAAGTATGA